Proteins encoded within one genomic window of Argiope bruennichi chromosome 7, qqArgBrue1.1, whole genome shotgun sequence:
- the LOC129975407 gene encoding spidroin-2-like: MALYNKKYPEKSQITPQGAGQQGPSGAGQQGPGGQGPYGPGAAAAAAAVGGYGPGASQQGPGGAGQQGTGAQGPYGPGAAAAAAAAGGYGPGAGQQGPGGAGQQGPYGPGSGQQGPGGAGQQGPGGAGQGGPSGRGPYGPGAAAAAAAAGGYGPGAGQQGPGGAGQQGPGGAGQQGPGGAGQGGPGGQGPYGPAAAAAAAAAGGYGPGAGQQGPGGAGQQGPGGAGQQGPGGAGQGGPSGRGPYDLTDQVQPQQQQPLEDMDQELDNKAQVEQDNKDLEEQDNKDQEVPANKDLEVKDLTDQVQLPPQQQPLED, encoded by the exons atggcgctgtacaacaaaaaatatcCTGAAAAGTCTCAAATTACAC cacaaggagctggacaacaaggccCAAGTGGTGccggacaacaaggacctggcgGTCAAGGACCATACGGACCTGGGGCAGCAGCCGCAGCAGCAGCCGTtggaggatatggaccaggaGCCTCACAACAAGGACCAGGAGGTGCTGGCCAGCAAGGAACCGGTGCTCAAGGACCTTACGGACCAGGTGCCGCAGCCGCCGCAGCAGCCGctggaggatatggaccaggagctggacaacaag gtcCAGGAGGTGCCGGTCAACAAGGACCATATGGACCAGGATCTGGACAACAAGGCCCTGGAGGGGCAGGACAACAGGGACctggtggtgccggtcaaggaggaccTAGTGGACGAGGCCCATATGGACCTGGTGCAGCTGCCGCCGCCGCTGCTGCTGGTGGATATGGACCTGGAGCTGGTCAACAAGGCCCAGGAGGTgcaggacaacaaggacctggtggtGCCGGTCAACAAGGACCTGGAGGCGCCGGTCAAGGAGGACCTGGaggtcaaggaccttatggaccTGCAGCAGccgccgccgcagcagcagctggaggatatggaccaggaGCAGGACAACAAGGTCCTGGAGGGgcaggacaacaaggacctggtggtGCCGGCCAACAAGGACCTGGAGGCGCCGGTCAAGGAGGACCTAGTGGACGAGGACCATATGACCTTACGGACCAGGTGCAGCCGCagcagcagcagccgctggaggatatggaccaggagctggacaacaaggccCAGGTGGAgcaggacaacaaggacctggaggagcaggacaacaaggaccaggagGTGCCGGCcaacaaggacctggaggtcAAGGACCTTACGGACCAGGTGCAGCtgccgccgcagcagcagccgctggaggaTTGA